A single Bacteroidia bacterium DNA region contains:
- a CDS encoding TonB-dependent receptor, with protein sequence MAYAQSGDKVELTGTVVDAEGSPIMYASAALFNSSDSSMAGGAATDGQGLFLIEARPGSYYLRVSFVSYQTEIISDILIESSAKDLGRITLRQSSVVLKAAEITEERSQMELKLDKRVFNVGTDLSNQGSNAVEILENVPSVSTDIDGNVSLRGSQNVRILIDGKPSGLASVDALRQLQGNMIESIEVITNPSARYEAEGEVGIINIILKKEKRNGFNGSFEAFTGWPHNHGIGGNLNYRRKWVNVFSNYSLNYRSAPGQGSSIQQFMLPDTSFSYERLREHTRSERSNNLQLGTDFFLNEHNTLTLSGLYSYGTGTNRSQVIYRDFNQEGGLVQTVTREDEELETENEIEVSLGYRKTFKKKDQLFTADFKWISDDDTELSDIVETTDLGGPPLNQRSSNEEDEQNWLFQTDYIHPFSEDGKLEMGARSTMRRILNDYTVEQQEASGDWLILPQFDDEFTYEENIFAGYLMAGNKIKDFSYQAGIRAEYSDITTELVETQISNPRNYLDWFPSLHFSYEMKKENTLQLSYSRRLSRPHFRNLLPFFSFSDPRNFRSGNPDLDPEYTHSIELGHLKYFKNGSILSTIYYRHRTGVIERIQLPDTTGFVTMFPVNLSTQNAYGLEFNGNYDIRKWWKITANFNFYRAITEGSYQGELLGSDTYTWSARGSSKIKIKQRVDLQTTFFYRAPRITTQGRRKSLYMVDAGASTEVLKGKGTLTLSCRDLLNSRKWRSITETADYYAESEFQWRARQVLLSFSYRINQNKKNAPRQEGDGGEGEGF encoded by the coding sequence ATGGCTTATGCGCAATCCGGTGACAAGGTGGAGTTGACGGGTACTGTAGTGGATGCGGAAGGAAGTCCAATAATGTATGCATCGGCAGCGCTGTTTAACAGCAGCGATTCATCTATGGCCGGTGGTGCCGCTACTGACGGGCAAGGTCTGTTTTTGATCGAGGCGCGCCCCGGTTCCTATTATCTGCGCGTGAGTTTTGTTTCATATCAAACAGAAATTATCTCCGATATTCTCATTGAGAGTTCGGCAAAGGATCTGGGAAGGATCACGTTGCGGCAAAGCTCAGTGGTGCTGAAAGCTGCTGAGATCACTGAGGAGCGGAGCCAAATGGAGCTGAAGCTGGATAAACGGGTTTTTAATGTGGGCACCGACCTCAGCAACCAGGGTTCAAATGCGGTTGAGATCCTGGAGAATGTACCCTCTGTTTCTACGGATATTGACGGGAACGTGAGCCTGCGTGGGAGCCAGAACGTACGCATCCTCATTGACGGAAAGCCCTCGGGCCTGGCCAGCGTGGATGCCCTGCGGCAATTGCAGGGAAATATGATTGAAAGCATCGAAGTCATCACCAATCCTTCAGCACGCTATGAGGCGGAAGGCGAAGTGGGCATTATTAATATTATCCTTAAAAAGGAAAAACGAAATGGCTTTAACGGCAGCTTTGAGGCATTTACCGGATGGCCTCACAATCATGGTATTGGCGGCAACCTGAACTACCGCAGAAAATGGGTGAATGTATTTTCAAATTATAGCCTCAACTATCGCAGTGCGCCCGGCCAGGGAAGTTCAATTCAGCAATTTATGCTGCCGGATACCAGCTTTTCTTATGAGCGTTTGCGTGAGCATACCCGCTCTGAGCGTTCCAATAATTTGCAACTGGGAACGGATTTTTTCCTGAACGAGCACAACACTCTTACGCTTTCGGGCCTCTATAGCTACGGCACCGGAACAAACCGGTCGCAAGTAATCTACCGCGATTTTAATCAGGAAGGCGGCCTGGTTCAAACCGTTACGCGGGAGGATGAGGAACTGGAAACAGAAAACGAAATTGAGGTGTCGCTGGGATACCGCAAAACATTCAAAAAGAAGGACCAGTTATTCACAGCCGATTTTAAATGGATATCAGATGATGATACCGAATTGTCTGACATTGTGGAAACGACCGATCTTGGAGGACCCCCGCTCAACCAGCGGTCAAGCAATGAAGAGGATGAACAGAACTGGCTGTTCCAGACAGATTATATCCATCCCTTTAGCGAGGACGGGAAATTGGAGATGGGGGCAAGAAGTACCATGCGCAGAATCCTGAACGACTATACCGTAGAACAACAGGAGGCGTCTGGCGACTGGCTCATTTTGCCGCAATTCGATGATGAATTCACTTATGAAGAAAACATTTTTGCAGGCTATTTAATGGCGGGAAATAAAATAAAGGATTTTTCTTACCAGGCAGGCATCCGGGCAGAATATTCAGATATTACCACGGAGCTGGTTGAAACACAGATCAGCAATCCACGCAATTATCTCGACTGGTTTCCGAGCCTGCATTTTTCTTATGAAATGAAAAAGGAGAATACACTGCAACTGAGCTACAGCCGCAGGCTCAGCCGTCCGCACTTCAGGAACCTTTTGCCCTTCTTTTCTTTCAGCGATCCCCGTAATTTCCGTTCCGGCAACCCCGACCTTGATCCGGAATACACGCACTCCATTGAGTTGGGCCACCTTAAATATTTTAAGAATGGTTCAATCCTCTCAACGATTTATTACCGGCATCGCACAGGCGTAATAGAGCGCATCCAGTTGCCTGACACTACCGGGTTCGTTACCATGTTCCCGGTAAACCTGTCTACGCAAAATGCTTACGGACTTGAGTTTAATGGCAATTATGATATTCGGAAATGGTGGAAAATAACCGCTAATTTTAATTTTTACCGCGCCATCACGGAAGGTTCCTATCAGGGAGAACTTCTTGGAAGCGACACCTATACATGGTCAGCCAGGGGTTCTTCAAAAATCAAAATAAAGCAACGGGTGGATTTGCAAACCACATTTTTCTACCGCGCACCGCGCATCACCACGCAGGGCAGACGGAAGTCTCTGTATATGGTTGATGCAGGTGCTTCCACTGAAGTGCTCAAAGGAAAAGGAACGCTCACCCTGAGTTGCCGCGATCTCCTGAACAGCCGCAAGTGGCGCAGCATTACTGAAACTGCGGACTATTATGCAGAATCAGAATTCCAGTGGCGTGCCCGCCAGGTGCTTCTGAGTTTTAGCTACAGGATCAATCAAAATAAGAAAAACGCCCCACGGCAGGAAGGCGATGGAGGAGAAGGTGAAGGGTTTTAA